TAGCGCTCCTGCTAttttaaaaaatcaaaaatcATACATATTTATTTTGAAAATATCTAAAAATAAATCTCGACATACTAAATGacgtaacctacaagcgtgtaaaatgtTAATACAAAATTCTTTATATTTTGTAGGCTGCACAAAAAAAATGTTAAAATTtagagatttgaaatatgcataccaaGATCCACACGTTTCTCATTTTTGCGTAGCCCAAAATATTTTGTATTTAAAATTTCAATTTTGCATTTTTATGAGATAATGCATTGGCTACACCAtaaatttttttctattttttttgaaacacataaatattatttttttaaaaaaaatagcaAGAACACTGGTGCTCAGGAGCCAAAAATCTCTGTCCAGTAAATTTCTGTCCAGTAAATCATGGTTATGTGGAAAAGGAAAGATCTCCGAGATGACCAAATTCATGCCAGCAACCAAGCTGACCAGAGGGCTCCTCCGTGGCGTGGCTGAAGAACCAGATGACGGCGGTGGCGATGGCAATTGGCATCGTCGGGGGCGAACGTGATCGCCATCTGGTTCCCTCGTTAGTGACATCGACGGTCAGGAGAGCTTGTGCGAGCCCGTCTCCCGGATTGGGACATAAATTCGCACTTCTGCAGGGAACTTTCGGCAATCTTGCCGGTCGCCGTCCAGCCCGTCTCAACTCATCATCGTGCTCTACCCACCGACGGGCGCCGCGGCCACAGAGCGCACCCGGCGTTACGACGATCTCCGAATTCctcttcgccaccgccaccgccaccgaccGGCCATGTGCATCGCGGCTTGGGCGTGGCAGTCTCACCCGGCGTACGGCCTGCTCCTCCTCTTCAACCGCGACGAGTACCACTCCAGGTGCGCGCCTCCTCCCCGGTAGCCCAGATCCACCTCTACAATTCGTGCTCCGATCTTTCTGTAGTATTTCTGAGCCGTCTGCGCGCGTGTTGTGCGAAGGCCGACGCGGCCGGCGGAGTGGTGGCCCGCCGCGGGGGAGGAGGGCGAGCAAATCCTCGGGGGCAAGGACGAGGTAGGCGGGGGCACGTGGCTGGGGTGCACCAAGGCCGGGAAGCTGGCCTTCTTGACCAACGTCCGGGAGCCTAGCCCCCGGGCCGATGCGAGGTCCAGAGGGGAGCTTCCCGTCAGGTTTCTCCAGGTGCGACCCTGTCAATCTTGTTCAGTTTCAGAACAGTTCCTTGCATGCTGTGACCTCCGAGTAATGCTTCAACCTGCTCTTCATATAGTATGCTCCAACGGAATAAGCATGTGTGCCCACATCTGTAAAAACAAAATATCCTTGATATACCGTAAAACTTTACCGTGCCTTATTTGTTTGTATACAGTATATGTTTGCTAAGATGTCAAGGCATTTTTGGTACTAGAGAAAACACATCCCTGCAATTAGAATAGGATACGAATAGACCCGTCTGGAAATAGGCATTTTTTGTCAAGGCATGGTTATCGTTGTCTCAGATGTTTCGATGTATTCAACTTAGGAGATTTTTCTGCTGGTAACTGACTTCTTGAATTTGCAAGTGAACAGCCAATTTGACTTCTTTCCGCATGCAAGGTTGCACTACATTTTGTGCAACCTCCCCCCTACAACATACATATCAAGCCTTCTTGATTATTGCTTTACAGGAATCCATGACTTGTTTTTTTACTATCTTTTTTTTTCTATGAATTTACATAGGGCAGGCAGGATCCATTGGAGTATGCGACAGAAATTGCAAAGGAAGCAGATCAGTACAATGGCTTTAATCTTATATTGGCCGATGTGCATTTAGGAACCATGGTTTACATTTCTAATAAACCCAATGGCGCTTCTGTGGTTCAAACAGTTTCCCCTGGGTGTCATGTGCTTTCTAATGCTGCTATTGACTCCCCTTGGCCAAAGGTTAGCAGTAATACAATACTCATGATTAGAGCATGATTTATTTTCCTTTTCTGGGTATGTCTTGTTTTCTGCCACTAGATTGAAGTTCCTTTTTTGCTATATCTCTGTGATGGAAGTTGGAAGATGCTTTGAGATACAGATGCTCCATCTCTCTTAATGCAAGTGGCCATTCATCTGCTTCCAATTTGTGACGGTCTGATGGCATGCTTGTTGGGCCAGTTTTGTTATTTCACAGCTAAATTTGAACAATAAATTAAATCCATCAATTGTTTCGTTACTTTTTCAATGGATACTGACAAACTGTTTCTTTATGCTAAGAATCCCTATTTTCTGGGCTTAATTTCTTTGCAGCTGACCTTTTCATATGCCATGGTTATAGTCTCTACATTCTGGTATTCTTATATCCTTcaaaataaatccagaaattcttgtGCAGGTGAATAACTAATTTATGTGTTTGAGTGAATATTGCAGTCAATTAAACTGcatatgtttttgagatttttttaAGTTTTGGAATGCTTAAATGGTGTATTGCTGTGAAAGTTTCATCTTGTCATAACCAGCTTGTATGCTATATAAGTGGTGGGAAAATATGAGGAAATAAACACGTCCACTCAGAATTCTTTCTATTGTCATCTGAAGTACTAGTATAAATAACAAAATTGTCCCAATTTCTTCTAATTATCTTAATTCAGACAAGCCTTGGACTAATTTACTCATGGATTTCATTTCTCACCATCCAGGCGCTGCACTTAGGACAGAGTTTCAACAGATTTCTTGCAGTTCATGATGATGCAGAAGTCTCTTTGAAGCAGATGGTTGAAGAGCTAATGACAGACACCGCCAAGGCCGACAGATCAGCGGTGCCTGACACTGGCGTCGATTCCGACTGGGAATACCAGCTAAGCTCTATATTCATCGACACGGAGAAGGGACAGGTAAATATGCATGATTCTACCCGCTTCATGTTGttttctgcaaaaaaaaaaaatcatttctCATGGTTGATGTGGTGTGCTCGGGCAAATGCCATGCTTATCCTGGAACAGATTCAGTTGTCTGTTTTCCCAATTTGGCAATTGTACCGTGCAATGGGATGATGTAAATCTCTATTATCTTTTTCAGGCACGATATGGGACACGAAGCATGGCTGCCATAGCAGTGAAATTGGACGGCGAGGTAGCTTTCTATGAGAGGTGCCTGGATAACAACTCGTGGAAGGAAAATCTCATGCGATTTCAGATGGAGGTGGCAAAATAACCAGAGTGGAGAGTAAAAAAAAGAGACCAGCCAGGTCTTGCCCCGGCTGGCGTTGCTTTATAGAAGAAAGCTCCGCGAGCACCTGTCAATCTGGAGATTCGAGCCAGGGTGGGCAGCATGCGCTCTAGCTGTGCTAACAAACATTAAGATACTGACAGAGTTCGGAGTGACCATTCAGTTTCTTTGCACAGTCAAGCTGATGGTGGCAAGTAGCCAGCATTACCCTTTGTGCATAGTCAATGCGGATACGAACGCACGGTCGATTGATTTATagcatatatatatatggttcCATCTGGCCCCTGCTGTTGTGATTCCTTACGAAGAAATCGGTGATTTGTTCTTCCGCGATGACAAATGACAAGTTCACAACTGCACGGGATTTCGAGTTCTCCAGCTACCTAAAACCTGGTTTTACATTGTCCCTtgttgttcttttttttttttttttttttgaggcaaTGTTCTTTTGTTCTCGTGAGACGGCGCCGGAGGAATTGAACAGAAGCCCTAGGTGCCCAACAGCCCAAGACAATAGAACCAAGCTACTGTAACTTTTTTGGGCAACAGGCAATAGCACAACCTATACTCGGCCCacatgcgtttattccgaccgtttggttctggagggagcggcgcgaagctctttttctgtgttgacatcaagtgactatggatccatgatgaaagtcggaagaagagaatttcatgaaggccggaggggaggactagctaagggaggttcaagtctccgcgttgttgaggggcttgcttggtgtccggacttcacatcagcggtatgaaagtgggggcgacaacacatgtgaagcgcagagtcctacctttcagggtgaaaacccaaggtctggccttaactggttgtgcgtggcagtgaccttggtggaggcattgttttgagagtggggactatcttcagggtgaaaacctaagatctttgatcactgttcccttcttggaggcgtcgttttttggagagtctgcaattcaggtgttgtcatggtggtggatgtattgctgttgttaggtccgtgatactgtagcgggacttttgtttcttagttttctttttctttttttggctgtgtgcatccgtagtgccattagggtggtgcgttgttgcagaggccgggtgtaattggtatctctcgatattaatatattccctttatcgaaaaatactCGGCCCACATACACGGCGTTTGGCAGAGCTGTTTTGCCGGCCATGACGCGTAGACCTCCGAcgcaatgggccggcccaccatggCTGGGAATGCGGCGGAGGAGTTCACCGGAGACGACGAAGACGAAGCAACGGGCGACCGGGAGGACCTCGCCGCCGACGGGGACGACGCGGCTGTCCGCAGCGTCGCCGGCGGAGGTGAGGAAGAAaaccttagggttttagggtggggTGCGGTG
This region of Lolium perenne isolate Kyuss_39 chromosome 2, Kyuss_2.0, whole genome shotgun sequence genomic DNA includes:
- the LOC127335910 gene encoding uncharacterized protein translates to MCIAAWAWQSHPAYGLLLLFNRDEYHSRPTRPAEWWPAAGEEGEQILGGKDEVGGGTWLGCTKAGKLAFLTNVREPSPRADARSRGELPVRFLQGRQDPLEYATEIAKEADQYNGFNLILADVHLGTMVYISNKPNGASVVQTVSPGCHVLSNAAIDSPWPKALHLGQSFNRFLAVHDDAEVSLKQMVEELMTDTAKADRSAVPDTGVDSDWEYQLSSIFIDTEKGQARYGTRSMAAIAVKLDGEVAFYERCLDNNSWKENLMRFQMEVAK